The following coding sequences lie in one Saimiri boliviensis isolate mSaiBol1 chromosome 6, mSaiBol1.pri, whole genome shotgun sequence genomic window:
- the VSIG10L2 gene encoding V-set and immunoglobulin domain-containing protein 10-like 2 isoform X2 encodes MGDQFIMLSCEWPGGEPPATLSWLDEQQQPLGSSSSSMAVHLLQAQEDLAGREFTCRGSHLLRTRDPHCHLRLGYPAPPNVTIRRLTYGRHRREVQLQWAIAGPGNLTGFLVQRKGAKAPTEGFKRRR; translated from the exons ATGGGGGACCAGTTCATCATGCTGAGTTGTGAGTGGCCTGGCGGCGAGCCCCCGGCCACGCTGAGCTGGCTTGATGAACAGCAGCAGCCCCTGGGCAGCAGCAGCTCCTCGATGGCTGTTCACCTCCTGCAGGCCCAGGAAGATCTGGCCGGCCGAGAGTTCACCTGCCGGGGCAGTCACCTGCTCAGGACCCGTGATCCCCACTGCCACCTCCGGCTGG GGTATCCAGCTCCTCCCAATGTCACCATCAGACGCCTGACCTATGGGAGGCACCGGAGGGAGGTGCAGCTTCAATGGGCCATCGCAGGCCCTGGGAACTTGACGGGCTTCCTGGTGCAGCGGAAG GGAGCAAAGGCACCAACAGAGGGGTTCAAGAGAAGACGCTGA
- the VSIG10L2 gene encoding V-set and immunoglobulin domain-containing protein 10-like 2 isoform X3, translated as MGDQFIMLSCEWPGGEPPATLSWLDEQQQPLGSSSSSMAVHLLQAQEDLAGREFTCRGSHLLRTRDPHCHLRLGSKGTNRGVQEKTLRHRQALKHQPPPQVWILHTKPQMLQ; from the exons ATGGGGGACCAGTTCATCATGCTGAGTTGTGAGTGGCCTGGCGGCGAGCCCCCGGCCACGCTGAGCTGGCTTGATGAACAGCAGCAGCCCCTGGGCAGCAGCAGCTCCTCGATGGCTGTTCACCTCCTGCAGGCCCAGGAAGATCTGGCCGGCCGAGAGTTCACCTGCCGGGGCAGTCACCTGCTCAGGACCCGTGATCCCCACTGCCACCTCCGGCTGG GGAGCAAAGGCACCAACAGAGGGGTTCAAGAGAAGACGCTGAGGCACAGGCAG GCCTTGAAACACCAACCACCACCCCAGGTTTGGATCCTGCACACGAAACCACAGATGCTCCAGTGA